A genomic stretch from Zeimonas sediminis includes:
- the gdhA gene encoding NADP-specific glutamate dehydrogenase: MTDISAFRPASAATASLPEFLERLKARDPAQPEFHQAVKEVFESIWPFIVANPKYQRDALLERLAEPERVIMFRVPWVDDKGQVHVNRGFRVQMNSAIGPYKGGIRFHPSVNLSILKFLAFEQTFKNSLTTLPMGGGKGGADFDPKGRSDMEVMRFCQSFMAELHKHIGADVDVPAGDIGVGGREVGYMFGMYKKLEGEFSSVLTGKGVPFGGSLIRPEATGYGTVYFAEGMLMRRGQSLEGLRVAISGSGNVAQYAAQKAMHLGGKVIAMSDSGGTVHMPDGMTDEDWLALVDLKEVRRGRVSEFAAERGYAYLEGKRPWSIPCEIALPCATQNELDESDARTLVANGCFCVAEGANMPSTLDAVHVFRDAGVLFAPGKAANAGGVTVSGLEMSQNAIRLSWTRDEVDRRLREIMASIHASCLEHGLGKGKDGGVDYVAGANIAGFVKVADAMIGQGVV, encoded by the coding sequence ATGACCGACATCTCCGCCTTCAGGCCGGCTTCCGCCGCCACCGCCTCGCTCCCGGAATTCCTGGAGCGGCTGAAGGCGCGGGATCCGGCCCAGCCCGAGTTCCACCAGGCGGTCAAGGAAGTCTTCGAGAGCATCTGGCCGTTCATCGTAGCGAACCCGAAGTACCAGCGCGACGCGCTGCTCGAGCGCCTGGCCGAGCCCGAGCGTGTGATCATGTTCCGCGTGCCGTGGGTCGACGACAAGGGGCAGGTTCACGTCAACCGCGGCTTTCGCGTGCAGATGAACAGCGCGATCGGCCCGTACAAGGGCGGCATCCGCTTCCATCCGTCGGTGAACCTCAGCATCCTGAAGTTCCTGGCCTTCGAGCAGACCTTCAAGAACTCGCTGACCACGCTGCCGATGGGCGGCGGCAAGGGCGGCGCCGACTTCGATCCCAAGGGCCGCAGCGACATGGAGGTCATGCGCTTCTGCCAGTCCTTCATGGCCGAACTGCACAAGCACATCGGCGCCGACGTCGACGTGCCGGCGGGCGACATCGGCGTGGGCGGGCGCGAGGTCGGCTACATGTTCGGCATGTACAAGAAGCTGGAAGGGGAGTTCAGCTCGGTGCTGACCGGCAAGGGCGTGCCCTTCGGCGGCAGCCTGATCCGGCCCGAGGCCACCGGCTACGGCACCGTCTACTTCGCCGAGGGCATGCTGATGCGACGCGGCCAGTCGCTCGAGGGCTTGCGCGTGGCGATCTCCGGCTCGGGCAACGTCGCCCAGTACGCCGCCCAGAAGGCCATGCACCTGGGCGGCAAGGTCATCGCGATGTCCGACTCGGGCGGCACCGTGCACATGCCCGACGGCATGACCGACGAGGACTGGCTCGCGCTGGTCGACCTCAAGGAGGTGCGTCGCGGCAGGGTGTCCGAGTTCGCCGCCGAGCGGGGCTACGCCTACCTCGAAGGCAAGCGCCCGTGGAGCATCCCCTGCGAGATCGCGCTGCCCTGCGCCACCCAGAACGAGCTCGACGAGAGCGACGCACGCACGCTGGTGGCCAACGGCTGCTTCTGCGTGGCCGAGGGCGCGAACATGCCGTCCACGCTCGACGCGGTGCACGTGTTCAGGGATGCCGGCGTGCTGTTCGCGCCGGGCAAGGCCGCCAACGCCGGGGGCGTGACCGTGTCGGGCCTGGAGATGAGCCAGAACGCGATCCGCCTGTCCTGGACCCGCGACGAGGTCGATCGCCGCCTGCGCGAGATCATGGCCTCGATCCACGCGTCCTGCCTGGAGCACGGCCTTGGCAAGGGCAAGGACGGCGGCGTCGACTACGTGGCCGGCGCCAATATCGCCGGCTTCGTCAAGGTCGCCGACGCGATGATCGGCCAGGGCGTGGTCTGA
- the ectA gene encoding diaminobutyrate acetyltransferase has protein sequence MTDTDRSKASPTQTIVFRSARPEDGAAIWRLVKATGKLELNSAYFYLVFATDFGDTCLVAERGDTVVGAVVGYHPPRQPDTAFVWQVGVLPELRGQGLGSRLLDAWLDLPANRDCRWVTATVDEDNGPSRALFAGFARAQGVGCSVTPHFTPELFPHEHPAEPLLRIGPFQRDGSAVARGEPAACGAH, from the coding sequence ATGACCGACACGGACCGAAGTAAAGCAAGCCCGACCCAAACCATCGTTTTCCGCTCCGCCCGCCCCGAAGACGGCGCGGCGATCTGGCGCCTGGTGAAGGCCACCGGCAAGCTGGAGTTGAACTCAGCCTATTTCTACCTGGTGTTCGCCACCGACTTCGGCGACACCTGCCTGGTCGCCGAACGCGGCGACACCGTGGTCGGCGCAGTCGTCGGCTACCACCCTCCCCGTCAACCCGACACCGCCTTCGTCTGGCAGGTCGGCGTGCTGCCCGAACTCAGGGGCCAGGGCCTCGGCTCGCGACTGCTCGACGCGTGGCTGGACCTGCCGGCCAACCGGGACTGCCGCTGGGTCACCGCCACGGTCGACGAGGACAACGGGCCGTCGCGCGCGCTGTTCGCGGGCTTCGCCCGCGCGCAGGGTGTGGGCTGCAGCGTCACGCCGCACTTCACGCCCGAGCTGTTTCCTCACGAACACCCCGCCGAGCCGCTGCTGCGGATCGGCCCGTTCCAGCGCGACGGATCCGCCGTCGCGCGCGGCGAGCCTGCCGCCTGCGGCGCGCACTAG
- the scpB gene encoding SMC-Scp complex subunit ScpB, protein MNTHEAKIVIETALLCAQQPLTVAEMRRLFADELGTDTIRALLDDLRNDWQGRGVALVPLATGWRFQTVPAMAPFLDRLHPEKPPKYSRAVLETLAIIAYRQPVTRGDIEEIRGVTVSAQIVKTLEERGWIEVIGHKDVIGRPALFGTTRRFLDDLGLRALSELPPLESADASAAATEAAGALEQRLIDLGEPEPAAEGQAEGAEQAATGQQQPAADGDEVLAEALAAVAAEATDPARARADHADQSGAAGQAGGAELRPDDDAGPNEPKRET, encoded by the coding sequence ATGAACACTCACGAAGCCAAGATCGTGATCGAAACTGCGCTGCTTTGCGCGCAGCAGCCGCTGACCGTGGCCGAGATGCGCCGGCTGTTCGCCGACGAGCTCGGCACCGACACGATCCGGGCGCTGCTCGACGACCTGCGCAACGACTGGCAGGGCCGCGGCGTCGCGCTGGTGCCCTTGGCGACCGGTTGGCGCTTCCAGACCGTGCCCGCGATGGCGCCCTTTCTCGACCGGCTCCATCCGGAAAAGCCGCCGAAGTACTCGCGGGCCGTGCTCGAAACGCTGGCGATCATCGCCTACCGGCAGCCGGTCACGCGCGGCGACATCGAGGAGATCCGCGGCGTGACCGTGTCCGCGCAGATCGTCAAGACGCTCGAGGAGCGCGGCTGGATCGAGGTGATCGGCCACAAGGACGTGATCGGCAGGCCGGCGCTGTTCGGCACGACCCGCCGCTTTCTCGACGACCTCGGCCTTCGCGCGCTGTCCGAGCTGCCGCCGCTCGAGTCGGCCGACGCCTCGGCGGCGGCGACCGAGGCGGCCGGCGCGCTCGAACAGCGGCTGATCGACCTCGGCGAGCCTGAGCCCGCTGCCGAAGGGCAGGCCGAGGGCGCGGAGCAGGCGGCCACCGGCCAGCAGCAGCCGGCCGCCGACGGCGACGAAGTGCTCGCCGAGGCGCTGGCCGCGGTTGCGGCCGAGGCGACCGACCCCGCCCGGGCGCGAGCGGATCACGCCGATCAGTCAGGGGCTGCCGGCCAGGCCGGCGGCGCCGAACTTCGACCCGACGACGACGCCGGGCCGAACGAACCCAAGAGGGAAACTTGA
- a CDS encoding carboxymuconolactone decarboxylase family protein: MSRLKMLPAQPEDPAVAAMFDEVRARGVRPPNLYRVIGHAPEMLRAWLDFAWPLRLNAKTSRRIRELLILRGAQVSGANYEWVHHTKMALAAGVSQAQIDALADWEGSDLFDAEEKAVLRLAQEVTAGPAASAEAIDGLKKVGFDEAAIVELTLTASFYVCVARFLLSMDVELEDDDRA; the protein is encoded by the coding sequence ATGTCCCGCCTGAAGATGCTCCCGGCCCAGCCGGAAGACCCCGCGGTCGCCGCGATGTTCGACGAGGTCCGCGCCCGCGGCGTGCGGCCTCCGAACCTGTACCGGGTGATCGGGCACGCGCCGGAGATGCTGCGCGCCTGGCTCGACTTCGCGTGGCCACTGCGGCTGAACGCGAAGACCTCGCGCCGGATCCGGGAGTTGCTGATCCTGCGCGGCGCGCAGGTCTCCGGCGCCAACTACGAGTGGGTGCACCACACGAAGATGGCGCTGGCGGCCGGCGTGAGCCAGGCCCAGATCGACGCGCTGGCCGACTGGGAGGGCTCGGACCTGTTCGACGCCGAGGAGAAGGCGGTCCTGCGGCTCGCGCAGGAGGTGACCGCAGGCCCCGCCGCCTCGGCCGAAGCGATCGACGGCCTGAAGAAGGTGGGTTTCGACGAGGCCGCGATCGTCGAACTGACCCTCACCGCGAGCTTCTACGTCTGCGTCGCCCGCTTCCTGCTGTCGATGGACGTCGAGCTGGAAGACGACGACCGCGCCTGA
- a CDS encoding Bug family tripartite tricarboxylate transporter substrate binding protein, giving the protein MNKFAPVAMAAALAVSAAAAILPQDARAQTYPDKSIRMIVPYAPGGATDIIGRATAEELSKTLGQSVVVDNRPGAGANLGSEMAARSAPDGYTLLVSASSLHGITPFLYTKLNYDPNKDLVPVIALASFANVLVVNPKVKANSVKELIELAKANPGKLTCASSGSGSSIHMSCEMFKHMLGLDITHVPYKGSAPAVTDLIGGQVDLMFDNIPSAITHIRAGKLRALATTGAKRAAALPDLPTMQESGVTGYESGAWFGIVVPAGTPASIIARLNAEGQKAVASPAFVKRMTDLGYEVVGGTPEQMAAMIKAEYERWGPIVKASGAKVN; this is encoded by the coding sequence ATGAACAAGTTCGCCCCGGTCGCGATGGCCGCCGCGCTGGCGGTCTCGGCCGCCGCCGCGATCCTGCCCCAGGACGCCCGCGCGCAGACCTACCCCGACAAGTCGATCCGGATGATCGTGCCCTACGCCCCCGGCGGCGCAACGGACATCATCGGCCGGGCCACCGCCGAGGAGCTCAGCAAGACGCTGGGCCAGTCGGTGGTCGTGGACAACCGCCCCGGCGCAGGCGCCAACCTCGGCTCCGAGATGGCCGCGCGCTCGGCCCCCGACGGCTACACGCTGCTGGTCTCGGCGAGCAGCCTGCACGGCATCACGCCCTTCCTGTACACGAAGCTCAACTACGACCCGAACAAGGACCTGGTGCCGGTCATCGCGCTCGCGTCCTTCGCCAACGTGCTGGTCGTGAACCCGAAGGTGAAGGCCAACTCGGTCAAGGAACTGATCGAGCTCGCCAAGGCCAACCCGGGCAAGCTCACCTGCGCGTCGAGCGGCAGCGGCTCTTCGATCCACATGTCCTGCGAGATGTTCAAGCACATGCTGGGCCTGGACATCACGCACGTGCCCTACAAGGGCAGCGCGCCGGCGGTCACCGACCTGATCGGCGGCCAGGTCGACCTGATGTTCGACAACATCCCCTCGGCGATCACCCACATCCGCGCCGGCAAGCTGCGCGCGCTCGCGACCACCGGCGCCAAGCGCGCCGCGGCGCTGCCCGACCTGCCCACGATGCAGGAGTCCGGCGTGACCGGTTACGAGTCGGGTGCCTGGTTCGGCATCGTGGTGCCGGCGGGCACGCCCGCGAGCATCATCGCCAGGCTCAACGCCGAGGGCCAGAAGGCGGTCGCGTCGCCGGCCTTCGTCAAGCGGATGACCGACCTCGGCTACGAGGTCGTCGGCGGCACGCCCGAGCAGATGGCCGCGATGATCAAGGCCGAGTACGAGCGCTGGGGCCCGATCGTCAAGGCCTCGGGCGCCAAGGTCAACTGA
- the rluB gene encoding 23S rRNA pseudouridine(2605) synthase RluB, which produces MNTERPRDDFQAGQAADVDARSGEAGGADSAAGAEGGDRGGRPPRSPFNRRRGPRRRGRAGKPREGEQAGAAEGGDASAAPPQAGEARAPAEGDRQAEAGQPARAGGEQSGGPREPGQRRQRRGRGRRPDEERAPRAPADAEPLPVSASGETVGLDAVEGRRRPKQDRTVVLADEDHPKLHKVLADAGLGSRRDMEELIVAGRVSVNGQPAHIGQRIGPNDLVRVNGRPIQRRNVSKPPRVLLYHKPAGEICTRDDPEHRATVFERLPKLKGSRWVAVGRLDFNTEGLLIFTTSGDIANRLMHPRYGWQREYAVRVLGRIDEEARARLLEGVELEDGPAAFSAIEDLGGDGANAWYRVVIAEGRNREVRRMFDAVGLTVSRLARIRFGPVALPRGLARGRWVELAPVDVAELLRLIRAAGGETDAEAERDEDEMPAPGEEMDWDEGYEDPADAIGNRAEPEEERELAPHEIDDDWQPSSSNAHQEGITRQVRSGDGLPGPARGKRVRGVRGRGPVGGFTGPMDHGRPGFGGGFDQPGAGRPGGGKGPKGKPRGGQAGRGGKAAAPGGGKPGRGGARGGAGGGQPGNRASSGQPRGGQPGGQPGGQRRGGRRGGKRGGPGGAGGANGG; this is translated from the coding sequence TTGAATACAGAACGACCCCGCGACGATTTCCAGGCCGGTCAGGCCGCAGACGTCGACGCCCGCTCCGGCGAGGCCGGCGGCGCGGATTCCGCGGCAGGCGCCGAAGGCGGCGATCGCGGCGGCAGGCCGCCCCGTTCGCCGTTCAACCGCCGCCGCGGCCCGCGTCGGCGCGGGCGGGCCGGCAAGCCCCGCGAGGGCGAGCAAGCCGGCGCGGCCGAGGGCGGCGACGCGTCGGCCGCGCCGCCGCAGGCCGGCGAGGCGCGGGCACCGGCAGAGGGCGACCGGCAGGCGGAGGCCGGACAGCCGGCCCGAGCCGGCGGCGAGCAGTCGGGCGGCCCGCGCGAACCGGGCCAGCGCCGCCAGCGCCGCGGCCGTGGCCGCCGTCCCGACGAGGAGCGTGCGCCGCGCGCGCCGGCCGACGCCGAGCCGCTGCCGGTTTCGGCTTCGGGCGAAACCGTCGGTCTCGACGCGGTCGAGGGCCGTCGCCGCCCGAAGCAGGACCGCACGGTCGTGCTGGCCGACGAGGATCATCCCAAACTGCACAAGGTGCTGGCCGACGCCGGCCTCGGCTCGCGTCGCGACATGGAAGAGCTGATCGTCGCCGGCCGCGTGTCGGTCAACGGGCAGCCTGCGCACATCGGCCAGCGGATCGGCCCGAACGACCTGGTCCGGGTCAACGGCCGGCCGATCCAGCGCCGCAACGTGTCGAAGCCGCCCAGGGTCCTCCTGTATCACAAGCCGGCCGGCGAGATCTGCACCCGCGACGACCCCGAGCATCGCGCCACGGTCTTCGAGCGCCTCCCCAAGCTGAAGGGCTCGCGCTGGGTCGCGGTCGGCCGGCTCGACTTCAACACCGAGGGCCTGCTGATCTTCACCACGTCGGGCGACATCGCCAACCGGTTGATGCACCCGCGCTACGGCTGGCAGCGCGAATATGCGGTCCGGGTGCTCGGCCGCATCGACGAGGAGGCCCGCGCCCGGCTGCTCGAGGGCGTCGAGCTCGAGGACGGCCCGGCCGCCTTCTCCGCGATCGAGGACCTCGGCGGCGACGGCGCCAACGCCTGGTACCGCGTGGTGATCGCCGAGGGCCGCAACCGCGAGGTGCGGAGGATGTTCGACGCGGTGGGCCTGACGGTCAGCCGCCTGGCCCGGATCCGCTTCGGTCCGGTCGCGCTGCCGCGCGGGCTGGCGCGCGGACGGTGGGTCGAGCTCGCGCCGGTCGACGTGGCCGAGTTGCTCAGGCTGATCCGGGCCGCCGGGGGTGAAACCGACGCCGAGGCCGAGCGCGACGAGGACGAAATGCCGGCTCCCGGCGAAGAGATGGACTGGGACGAGGGCTACGAGGATCCCGCGGACGCGATCGGCAACCGCGCCGAACCCGAGGAAGAGCGCGAGCTCGCGCCGCACGAGATCGACGACGACTGGCAGCCCAGCTCCAGCAACGCGCACCAGGAGGGGATCACCCGGCAGGTGCGCAGCGGCGACGGGCTTCCGGGACCGGCCCGCGGCAAGCGCGTTCGCGGTGTCCGCGGGCGCGGCCCGGTGGGCGGCTTCACCGGCCCGATGGATCACGGCCGTCCGGGCTTCGGCGGGGGCTTCGACCAGCCCGGGGCGGGCAGGCCCGGTGGTGGCAAGGGCCCCAAGGGCAAGCCCCGCGGCGGGCAGGCAGGGCGGGGCGGCAAGGCGGCAGCGCCGGGCGGCGGCAAGCCGGGCCGGGGCGGCGCGCGTGGCGGCGCGGGCGGCGGCCAGCCGGGCAATCGCGCTTCATCGGGCCAGCCACGCGGCGGCCAGCCGGGCGGGCAACCGGGCGGCCAGCGGCGCGGCGGCAGGCGCGGCGGCAAGCGGGGCGGGCCGGGCGGCGCCGGCGGCGCGAACGGCGGCTGA
- the ectB gene encoding diaminobutyrate--2-oxoglutarate transaminase yields MNTFEKHESEVRGYCRSFPTVFASAKGAWMTDDKGSRYLDFFAGAGVLNYGHNPDHMKQALLEYIERDGITHTLDMYSEAKEAFIRRFDEVILKPRGLSYKFQFPGPTGTNAVEAALKLARKVTGRQEIVGFTNAFHGMTLGSLSVTGNGFKRAGAGVPLTHTSAVPFDGYLGQDTDTLDYFEAMLVDNGSGLEVPAAVIVETVQAEGGVNVASVEWLRRLREITQKHGIVMIVDDIQVGCGRTGRFFSFEEAGIVPDIVTLSKSLSGYGLPLALVLIKPELDQWAPGEHNGTFRGHCPAFVTATAALDYWKDDALTRSVEAKSALVRERLQKMVKRLGVEATVRGRGLIFGVDFADASIAGKVSAACFERGLVLETAGIDDQVLKLLPSLTIEEADLKKGLDIIETSLEAVLGRDVRKAA; encoded by the coding sequence ATGAACACCTTCGAGAAACACGAATCGGAAGTCCGAGGCTACTGCCGCAGCTTTCCCACGGTCTTCGCGTCCGCCAAGGGCGCCTGGATGACCGACGACAAGGGCAGCCGCTACCTCGACTTCTTCGCCGGCGCCGGCGTGCTGAACTACGGCCACAACCCGGACCACATGAAGCAGGCGCTGCTCGAGTACATCGAGCGCGACGGCATCACCCACACGCTGGACATGTACAGCGAGGCCAAGGAGGCCTTCATCCGCCGCTTCGACGAAGTGATCCTGAAGCCCCGCGGCCTGTCCTACAAGTTCCAGTTCCCCGGCCCGACCGGCACCAATGCGGTCGAGGCGGCGCTCAAGCTCGCGCGCAAGGTGACCGGCCGCCAGGAGATCGTCGGCTTCACCAACGCCTTCCACGGCATGACGCTCGGCTCGCTGTCGGTCACCGGCAACGGCTTCAAGCGAGCCGGCGCCGGCGTGCCGCTGACCCACACGTCCGCGGTGCCCTTCGACGGCTACCTGGGCCAGGACACCGACACGCTCGACTACTTCGAGGCGATGCTGGTCGACAACGGCAGCGGCCTGGAGGTGCCGGCCGCGGTCATCGTCGAAACGGTGCAGGCCGAGGGCGGCGTCAACGTGGCCAGCGTGGAATGGCTGCGCCGGCTGCGCGAGATCACGCAGAAGCACGGCATCGTGATGATCGTCGACGACATCCAGGTCGGCTGCGGCCGCACCGGCAGGTTCTTCAGCTTCGAGGAGGCCGGCATCGTGCCCGACATCGTCACGCTGTCGAAGTCGCTGTCCGGCTACGGCCTGCCGCTCGCGCTGGTGCTGATCAAGCCCGAGCTCGACCAGTGGGCGCCCGGCGAGCACAACGGCACCTTCCGCGGCCACTGCCCGGCCTTCGTGACCGCCACCGCGGCGCTCGACTACTGGAAGGACGACGCGCTGACGCGCTCGGTCGAGGCCAAGAGCGCGCTGGTTCGCGAGCGCCTGCAGAAGATGGTCAAGCGCCTCGGCGTGGAAGCGACGGTCCGCGGCCGCGGCCTGATCTTCGGCGTGGACTTCGCCGACGCGTCGATCGCCGGCAAGGTCTCGGCCGCCTGCTTCGAGCGCGGCCTGGTGCTCGAGACCGCCGGCATCGACGACCAGGTGCTCAAGCTGCTGCCCAGCCTGACCATCGAGGAAGCCGACCTGAAGAAGGGCCTGGACATCATCGAGACGAGCCTCGAGGCGGTGCTCGGCCGGGACGTCCGCAAGGCGGCCTGA
- a CDS encoding heavy metal translocating P-type ATPase: MNTQTASLEAGAAAGDPARAAVSLSLPIDGMTCASCVARVEKAIARVPGVESVAVNLAAESARVGGAGIDPAALVAAVEKAGYRSPTRDVDLKIDGMTCASCVSRVEKALRRLPFVVDASVNLAGESARVRVIGGPAAELEAALVKAVVRAGYGARPLEAAGVPDEQGGRAEELRRAAPVLIGILLSLPLVVPMVGDLFGRHWMLPAWAQFLLATPVQFVLGARFYRAGWHALRAGTGNMDLLVAIGTSAGWGLSTWLWLTAAPGTMPHLYYEASAVVITLVLLGKWLEARARRQTTAAIRALQALRPDVARLLRDGAEVEVPLAQVIVGDRVVVRPGERIPVDGELVDGHTQVDESMLTGEPLPVSRSAGDRLTGGSINGEGRIVMQVTAVGTETVLARIIRMVGDAQAAKAPIQRIVDKVSAVFVPVVIGIAALTLAGWLLAGQGIEPALIAAVSVLVIACPCALGLATPAAIMAGTGVAAGHGVLIKDAQALEIAHRVDTVAFDKTGTLTVGKPKLLAFEAAVEAAGQAAGKASGGPDAPTAEALALAASLQAGSEHPLARAVVDAARERGLALAEAQDVKAIPGKGVGGRVDGRSVSIGSRRWLDEQGAEPGALGARAEALQSEGATVSWLLEHAGNQGGARVLALLAFGDAPKEGAAEAIELLRARGVRTVMISGDNRGAAEAVARSLGIDEVISEVLPADKAGHVRRLQQGGHTVAMVGDGVNDAPALAAADVGIAMGNGTDVAMHTAGLTLMRGDPRLVPAALEISDRTYAKIRQNLFWAFFYNAVGIPLAAIGLLSPVIAGAAMAMSSVSVMTNALLLSRWRPVDKAR, translated from the coding sequence ATGAACACGCAAACTGCTTCGCTGGAGGCGGGAGCCGCTGCAGGGGACCCTGCGCGGGCTGCCGTCTCGCTGTCGCTGCCGATCGACGGGATGACCTGCGCCTCCTGCGTGGCGAGGGTCGAGAAGGCGATCGCCCGGGTGCCGGGGGTCGAGTCGGTGGCGGTCAACCTCGCGGCCGAGTCGGCCCGCGTCGGCGGGGCCGGGATCGACCCGGCCGCCCTGGTCGCCGCGGTCGAGAAGGCCGGTTACCGGTCTCCGACCCGCGACGTCGACCTGAAGATCGACGGCATGACCTGCGCGTCCTGCGTCTCGCGAGTCGAGAAGGCGCTGCGCCGGCTGCCCTTCGTCGTCGACGCGAGCGTGAACCTGGCGGGCGAGTCGGCCCGGGTCAGGGTGATCGGCGGCCCGGCCGCCGAGCTCGAGGCGGCGCTGGTCAAGGCCGTGGTGCGGGCCGGCTACGGCGCGCGCCCGCTCGAGGCGGCCGGCGTGCCGGACGAGCAGGGCGGACGCGCCGAGGAGCTGCGCCGGGCCGCACCGGTGCTGATCGGCATCCTGCTGTCTCTGCCGCTGGTGGTGCCGATGGTCGGCGACCTGTTCGGGCGCCACTGGATGCTGCCGGCCTGGGCGCAGTTCCTGCTGGCCACGCCTGTCCAGTTCGTCCTCGGCGCCCGCTTCTACCGGGCCGGCTGGCACGCGCTGCGCGCGGGCACCGGCAACATGGACCTGCTGGTCGCGATCGGCACCAGCGCCGGCTGGGGCCTTTCGACCTGGCTCTGGCTGACGGCCGCGCCCGGCACGATGCCGCATCTGTACTACGAGGCCTCGGCGGTCGTGATCACGCTGGTCCTGCTCGGCAAGTGGCTCGAGGCCCGTGCCCGGCGGCAGACCACGGCGGCGATCCGGGCGCTGCAGGCGCTGCGCCCCGACGTGGCCAGGCTGCTTCGCGACGGCGCCGAGGTCGAGGTGCCGCTCGCGCAGGTGATCGTCGGAGACCGGGTGGTCGTGCGCCCCGGCGAGCGGATACCGGTCGACGGCGAACTGGTCGACGGCCACACCCAGGTCGACGAATCGATGCTGACCGGCGAGCCCCTGCCGGTCAGCCGCTCGGCCGGCGACCGGCTGACCGGCGGCTCGATCAACGGCGAGGGCCGGATCGTGATGCAGGTCACCGCCGTGGGCACCGAGACGGTGCTCGCGCGGATCATCAGGATGGTCGGCGACGCGCAGGCCGCGAAGGCGCCGATCCAGCGGATCGTCGACAAGGTCTCGGCGGTGTTCGTGCCGGTGGTGATCGGCATCGCCGCGCTCACGCTGGCCGGCTGGCTGCTGGCCGGCCAGGGCATCGAGCCGGCGCTGATCGCGGCCGTGTCGGTCCTCGTGATCGCCTGCCCCTGTGCGCTGGGCCTGGCCACGCCGGCGGCGATCATGGCCGGCACCGGCGTGGCCGCCGGCCACGGCGTGCTGATCAAGGACGCGCAGGCTCTCGAGATTGCCCATCGGGTCGACACGGTCGCCTTCGACAAGACCGGGACGCTGACCGTGGGCAAGCCGAAGCTGCTGGCCTTCGAGGCGGCGGTTGAAGCCGCGGGCCAGGCGGCGGGCAAGGCGAGCGGCGGGCCGGATGCGCCGACCGCCGAAGCGCTCGCGCTGGCGGCCAGCCTGCAAGCTGGCAGCGAGCATCCGCTGGCGCGCGCCGTGGTCGACGCCGCCCGCGAGCGGGGGCTCGCGCTCGCCGAGGCGCAGGACGTCAAGGCGATTCCCGGCAAGGGGGTCGGCGGCCGGGTCGACGGCCGGAGCGTGTCGATCGGCAGTCGCCGCTGGCTCGACGAGCAGGGGGCGGAGCCCGGCGCGCTCGGGGCACGCGCGGAGGCATTGCAGAGCGAGGGGGCGACCGTCTCCTGGCTGCTGGAGCACGCGGGCAACCAGGGGGGCGCGCGCGTGCTCGCGTTGCTCGCGTTCGGCGACGCCCCGAAGGAGGGCGCGGCCGAGGCGATCGAGCTGCTGCGCGCGCGCGGCGTGCGCACCGTGATGATCTCCGGCGACAACCGTGGCGCCGCCGAGGCGGTCGCCCGCTCGCTCGGCATCGACGAGGTGATCTCCGAGGTCCTGCCCGCCGACAAGGCCGGCCACGTGCGCCGCCTTCAGCAGGGCGGGCACACGGTCGCGATGGTCGGCGACGGCGTCAACGACGCGCCGGCTCTGGCGGCGGCCGACGTGGGCATCGCGATGGGCAACGGCACCGACGTCGCGATGCACACGGCCGGCCTGACGCTGATGCGCGGCGACCCGCGGCTGGTGCCGGCGGCCCTGGAGATCTCGGACCGCACCTACGCCAAGATCAGGCAGAACCTCTTCTGGGCCTTCTTCTACAACGCAGTCGGGATCCCGCTCGCGGCGATCGGCCTGCTGAGCCCGGTGATCGCGGGGGCGGCCATGGCGATGAGCTCGGTCAGCGTGATGACCAACGCGCTGCTGTTGTCCCGCTGGCGGCCGGTCGACAAGGCGCGTTAG
- a CDS encoding ectoine synthase: MIVKHLDDVIGTAADVDTEGWTARRLIYKDAGMGYSVNDTIIKPGAELEMHYKNHLETVYCIEGEGQITDIATGETHDIRPGTLYALNEHDRHILRANKGSHMRMVCVFNPPLTGREVHDETGAYPLTE, from the coding sequence ATGATCGTGAAGCACCTCGACGACGTCATCGGCACCGCGGCCGACGTCGACACCGAAGGCTGGACCGCCCGGCGCCTGATCTACAAGGACGCCGGCATGGGCTACTCGGTGAACGACACCATCATCAAGCCCGGCGCCGAACTCGAGATGCACTACAAGAACCACCTCGAGACGGTCTACTGCATCGAGGGCGAGGGCCAGATCACCGACATCGCCACCGGCGAGACCCACGACATCCGCCCCGGCACGCTGTACGCGCTCAACGAGCACGACCGGCACATCCTGCGCGCCAACAAGGGCTCGCACATGCGGATGGTCTGCGTGTTCAACCCGCCGCTGACCGGCCGCGAGGTGCACGACGAAACCGGGGCCTATCCCCTGACCGAATGA